The following are from one region of the Capsicum annuum cultivar UCD-10X-F1 chromosome 1, UCD10Xv1.1, whole genome shotgun sequence genome:
- the LOC107853830 gene encoding uncharacterized protein LOC107853830 produces the protein MLGRVLIEPNGSSWYPASKEVDEAIRDSVMRLFTYPRQEWWDIPIVSKQVMFQEFKTMCCWLVKHDQAISVIFERHAAMSHQIAHLKRALTQVVAPDSSSEEETESDEGFVGATP, from the exons ATGCTTGGTAGAGTGTTAATCGAGCCTAATGGATCTTC GTGGTATCCCGCGTCAAAAGAAGTTGATGAGGCTATAAGGGATAGCGTTATGAGACTTTTTACATATCCTCGGCAAGAGTGGTGGGACATTCCAATAGTCTCTAAACAAGTCATGTTTCAAGAGTTTAAG ACAATGTGTTGTTGGTTGGTAAAGCACGATCAGGCCATTTCTGTAATTTTTGAGAGACATGCTGCTATGTCACATCAGATTGCACATCTTAAACGTGCCTTGACACAGGTCGTTGCTCCTGATTCAAGTAGCGAAGAGGAAACAGAGAGTGATGAGGGGTTTGTTGGGGCTACTCCTTAG